The Kineococcus radiotolerans SRS30216 = ATCC BAA-149 genomic interval CGTCGTGGTTCCACAGCGCGTCGATCTTCGGCGCGGCCTGCAGCAGGTTCGCCGCCGCCTGCTGCCCGCCCTGGACGGTGAAGTCCGCGGCGACGCGGTTGTCGACGTCGAGCCCGCACTCGCCCAGGGCGTCGGCGAAGCCCTGGCTGCGGTCCTGGGTCAGGGGCAGCGAGTCGATCCCGGCGATCTCCGCGACCACCGCGCCGGGGGTGTCGCCCACCTGCTCGCAGACGTAGGTCCCGGCGGAGACCCCCATGCCGTAGTTGTCGCCGAGGACGGTGGTCCGCGCGGCGGCGGGGCTGGAGAACTCCCGGTCGACGTTGACGACCGTGATCCCCGCCTCCATGGCGCGCGTGGCGACCTCGGTCAGCGCCGCCCCGTCGTAGGGCAGCAGCACGATGGCGTCCACCCCGTCGTTGATGAACTGCTCGACCTGGCTGATCTGCAGGTTGACGTCGTTGGTGCCCTCGGAGACCCGCAGCTCGACGTCGTCGTAGCGCTCCGCCTCCTTCGTGGCGGCGGAGGTGATCGCGCCCATCCAGCCGTGGTCGGAGGCGGGGGCGGAGAACCCGATGACGACCTGCTCGCCCTCCTCGTCGTTGCCGCCGGCCGCGGCGGGCGCCGAACTGCTGTCCCCCTCCGGCTCGGCGGGGGTGTTGGAGGTGCAGGCGCCGAGCAGCACGGCGGTGGCGGTGACGGCGCCGGCGGCGATCAGCCGGCGGCGCAGCGGGGTGCGGGGTGCGGACACGGGATCTCCTTCGATCCTGGGCGGTGCGGGGGTGGTGCGGACCGGGCGGTCAGGCGCCGCGCGAACGGGCCGCGAAGCGCTGCTGGAGCATCACGGCGGCGACGATGATGGCGCCCTTGGCCACCGACTGCGCCGAGATGGACAGGTTGTTCTGGGTGAAGACGTTGGTGAGGGTGGCGAAGATCAGCACCCCGAAGACGGTGCCGACGACGGTTCCCCGCCCGCCGGCCAGCAGGGTCCCGCCCACCACCACGGCCGCGATCGCCTCCAGCTCGTAGAGACCGCCGTTGGTGGAGGACCCGGCCGTCGTGCGGGCCAGCATCATGACGGCCGCGATGCCGGCGGTGAGACCGGAGAGGGCGTACAGGTAGGCCGTGTGCCGCTTCACCGCGATGCCCGCGAGGCGGGCCGCCTCCGGGTTGCCGCCCACGGCCACGGTCCGCCGCCCGAAGGTCGTCCGGTTGAGCAGGACCCAGCCGGCCACCGCGACCAGCGCGAACACCCACACCAGCACCGGGACGCCCAGGACGCTGCCCTGGAAGGCGTCGAGGAACGGCTGGACCCGCACGATCTGCGTGCGGCGGTTCGCGATGACCTCCGCCAGGCCGCGGGCGGCGACCATCATGCCCAGCGTGGCGATGAAGGCCACGACGCGGCCGTAGGCGACGAGGACCCCGTTGACCAGACCGCACACCGTGCCCACCAGCAGCGCGGTGAGGACCATCAGCGACCAGTGGGTGTCCTGGGCCATGGTCTGCGTCGCCAGCGTCGTGGCCCAGACCGAGGCCAGGCCCAGGACGGAACCCACGGACAGGTCGATGCCGCCGCCGGTGATGACGAAGGTCATCCCGATGCTGAGGACGCCGATGACGGCCGCGAACCGCAGGATCGTCAGCAGGTTGTCCACGCTGGCGAAGCGCTCCCCGGCGGTGGCCACCCCCACGACGCAGACCAGGAGCAGGACGACGACCAGGCCGACGCTGCGCCCGGCGCCTCCGCCGAGCCGCCCGCGCCCACCGGCACCGCGCGCCGGTGCGCTGCGCTCCAGCGGGGCCGGGCGGTCCGGGTCCGGCGGGACGCTCCCCGCCGTCGACAGGGGCGGGGGCAGCTGCTCGCTCACGCGGCACGTCCTTCCATGACGAGGTCGAGCACCCGGTGCTCGTCGATCCGGTCCGCGGGGCCGCTGTGCAGGACCCGGCCCTCGGCGACGACGAGGACGCGGTGGGAGAGGCCGAGCACCTCCTCGATCTCGCTGGACACCACGACGACGGCGTTGCCGGCCGCGGTCAGCGACCGCACCAGGGCGTACACCTCGGCGCGCGCGCCCACGTCCACGCCCCGGGTGGGTTCGTCGAGCAGCAGGACCCGGCAGCCGTGCACCAGCCACCGGGCGAGCACGGCCTTCTGCTGGTTGCCCCCGGAGAGGGTCCGCACCGGGCGGTCGGGGTCGGCCGGGCGCAGGTCGAGGGCGGCGATCTGCTCCCGCGCGCTGGCCCGTTCCGCGCGCTCGTCGAGGACGGGCCCGCGCGCGAAGCGCCCGAACGTCGAGAGGGTGATGTTCCGGTACACCGGCTCGTCGAGCAGCAGGCCCTGGCTCTTGCGCTCCTCCGGGGCCAGCCCGATCCCGGCGCGCACGGCCGCGGCGACCGATCCCGGTCGCAGCGGCCGGCCGCCGACCAGGACCTGCCCCGCCGTCGCCCGGCGGGCGCCGAAGACGGTCTCCAGGATCTCCGAGCGCCCCGAACCGACCAGTCCGGCCAGGCCCACGACCTCGCCGGCGCGCACGCTGAAGGAGACGTCGGAGAAGGAACCCCGCAACCCCAGGTCGCGCACCTCCAGCAGCGTCTCGCGGTCCGCGGGCACGGGGGTGCGGGCGGGGAAGACCTGGTCCACCGCGCGGCCGGTCATCAGCCGGATCAGCTCCGCGGTGGGGGTCCCGGCGACGGGCAGGCCCGCGGCGACCGTGCGGCCGTCCTTGAGGACGGTGATCCGGTCCCCGACCCGGCGGATCTCCTCCAGGCGGTGGGAGATGTAGAGCACGGCGACCCCGGCGGCGGTGAGCTGCCGCACCACCCGGAACAGGTTCGCGACCTCCTCGGAGTCGAGGACCGCGGAGGGTTCGTCCATGACGATGAGCCGGGCCTCGTGCGACAGGGCGCGCGCCATGCTCACCACCTGCTTGCCCGCCGCGGAGAGGGAACCGACCTCCCGGGTGGGGGAGATCTCGCCGTGGCCGAGCCGCCGGAGCAGGTCCCGGGTGCGGGCGTGCGCCTCGCGGCGCCGGGTCAGCCCCGCCCGGGAGGTCTCGTGCCCGAGGTGGACGTTCTCGGCCACCGTGAGGCCGTCGACGACGTCGAGCTCCTGGTGCATCGTGGCGATGCCGGTGCGCAGCGCCGCGACCGGGGTCGGCAGGACGACCTCCTCGCCCAGCCACCGGACGGCCCCGGCGGTGGGCTGGTGCGCCCCGGCCAGGACCTTGATGAGGGTGGACTTGCCCGCGCCGTTC includes:
- a CDS encoding substrate-binding domain-containing protein, with translation MSAPRTPLRRRLIAAGAVTATAVLLGACTSNTPAEPEGDSSSAPAAAGGNDEEGEQVVIGFSAPASDHGWMGAITSAATKEAERYDDVELRVSEGTNDVNLQISQVEQFINDGVDAIVLLPYDGAALTEVATRAMEAGITVVNVDREFSSPAAARTTVLGDNYGMGVSAGTYVCEQVGDTPGAVVAEIAGIDSLPLTQDRSQGFADALGECGLDVDNRVAADFTVQGGQQAAANLLQAAPKIDALWNHDDDQGVGVMAAIEEAGRDEFVMVGGAGSANVMREIQSGDSVVKATVVYPSTQAADGVRLARLLVQRKAMSDLVEVEVPRTVQLYAPVVTAENVERYLPSAFES
- a CDS encoding ABC transporter permease; its protein translation is MSEQLPPPLSTAGSVPPDPDRPAPLERSAPARGAGGRGRLGGGAGRSVGLVVVLLLVCVVGVATAGERFASVDNLLTILRFAAVIGVLSIGMTFVITGGGIDLSVGSVLGLASVWATTLATQTMAQDTHWSLMVLTALLVGTVCGLVNGVLVAYGRVVAFIATLGMMVAARGLAEVIANRRTQIVRVQPFLDAFQGSVLGVPVLVWVFALVAVAGWVLLNRTTFGRRTVAVGGNPEAARLAGIAVKRHTAYLYALSGLTAGIAAVMMLARTTAGSSTNGGLYELEAIAAVVVGGTLLAGGRGTVVGTVFGVLIFATLTNVFTQNNLSISAQSVAKGAIIVAAVMLQQRFAARSRGA
- a CDS encoding sugar ABC transporter ATP-binding protein; amino-acid sequence: MVNDDRVDGDAPGRPVPAGPATVEPLLVARGIVKEFSGVRALDGVDLEVRPGEVHCLLGQNGAGKSTLIKVLAGAHQPTAGAVRWLGEEVVLPTPVAALRTGIATMHQELDVVDGLTVAENVHLGHETSRAGLTRRREAHARTRDLLRRLGHGEISPTREVGSLSAAGKQVVSMARALSHEARLIVMDEPSAVLDSEEVANLFRVVRQLTAAGVAVLYISHRLEEIRRVGDRITVLKDGRTVAAGLPVAGTPTAELIRLMTGRAVDQVFPARTPVPADRETLLEVRDLGLRGSFSDVSFSVRAGEVVGLAGLVGSGRSEILETVFGARRATAGQVLVGGRPLRPGSVAAAVRAGIGLAPEERKSQGLLLDEPVYRNITLSTFGRFARGPVLDERAERASAREQIAALDLRPADPDRPVRTLSGGNQQKAVLARWLVHGCRVLLLDEPTRGVDVGARAEVYALVRSLTAAGNAVVVVSSEIEEVLGLSHRVLVVAEGRVLHSGPADRIDEHRVLDLVMEGRAA